A region of the Clupea harengus chromosome 7, Ch_v2.0.2, whole genome shotgun sequence genome:
cttaattcaaatgtattgttgcattacaataaataaaatgaatggcAGGTATGTTACAGTACATACCACACCACAAGTGTAGGGTATTTGCCTATAATGTTGGACTACTCATTCGTAATTTAATGAATACAACATGATACTCATGTCAGATAGTCCAAATGATGAACAGCTGAATCTGAATCAGACATGGAAAGTTTGGAGGAAAATTATTTGCAGGGACCTCTATGGAGACTTTGAATTTTTCACtttctgtacacacaaacatggagaggaaAACCTTAGAAAATGGGGTTAATCGTTTTACATATTATGCTAGCACAAACGATACAAATTAATTAATCATTCATTGATTCGAGTTTGGCTTAGCAAATTGGGGTTAAGCAAATTCCCAGGCGCTGTTACAAAAAAAGAGGCTTTAACAGAACGGCTCCAGGGGCAATAGATAAGATATGGCACTGAGCGTGTTTTGGTTTCATATGGAAAAGTACTGTCTAGATTGGCAGGTTCGTATACACAGTGATACACAGATCTGGATGCTTTGAATGCCTCACCATGGCACATGTAACACTGTCAATGGAAGGTTATTATGGTTTGCCTCCCTCTAGTGGTTATCACAAATTGTGCTCCCCAATCACAGTTAGGATGTCAGTGAGGGGAGGATATATCTCCCATTTTACACCTTTTTCACCCAAATATGTCATCTCTGCCAATGAATGTGCGCATGCGGATTTAGAACGTCtgtcaataaatgaatctcACAACCATGATACCGAGTGTTTCATTCCCTAGCAAGTCATGTAGAAaacacaatggaaaaaaaagaaaatgtatatgaTAAATAGATATCTTTGACTTGGTCTAATATTTGGTCATTATTAGTTTAATAGCACATGAATTGTTGAATAGTAAGATGCATAGGCTGACAAACATGACATCTATCCATTGGCTGCACACGTTAGCTCTAGGGTTATTGCCTTGAGCTCTGTACAGTGACTTAGGACAATGTCAGTTATTaatagggatgagaattgataagattttaacgattccgatgccttatcgattcctgcctatcgattcgattccttatcgattcttattgggcaaggggtgaaaaaaagagcacaaacgggtttatttacattaattttcttttatataattttctataatgctgcacacaccatatacagtatgtatatacacattaaaaaaataataataaccaaaaacatttatacatattcctcttgaacttaaaataaaacttacataacttaaataaaatgtattctgtttaatttaaacatgttcctagaaattaacctaacgaaaatctggggcatctaccgtagtaaaagggtgcaaacctttcaccacaaacttagtcactgctcggtgacattcgttgatcctctcctcggtcattttatttttccctgcctcgaagaaaggatgggctagaggtgcacatgacgtgctagctgtagcctgtgacccagacagactaccagcctctgaactGGTCTGACtgaacgtcatcagctaaattggatggaaatggagattatctaTATAGTGAAAGCTCGTTtatacaatgaaacaaatggcactaacaaaatcgctgaatttgctgagctgacataaagccacattaagaggggaggcaaacactacctctgcctcaatgtagggggctgaaaatggaagattctatagccaagctagcgtagctatatgctaagtttaataatggattaaaagacgatatgctcagtttaataatgggttgacacgaaaacgcgaacgtttgctgataacacacgccctccgataattaacaccgttacgatcaaacatttctcaaaactggactttcaatccaacgtgaagtgatcaataatgggagaccaatgccggagctaaaatgtatgcttcaaacgaagggacagaagataacttgatcgactacacacaataaaggcaaattgcttcacacagtgagtggttgtgatcacttttgaagagtttaccttggacagaaagagatgaagcgccgacattaggtgagctgctgcatgcatcgaagacatgacattcctgtaatttaattccatgctgtgtgttcaaatgcttattcatatttgttgtatttcctccctttgacgaaatagactttttacacaggttacaagtggcgtaggtgtcatttttgtcgtgtgaaatagagccaaactttagaacgcttctgcctagttgccatgtttgctgcagtctgaagaagaaacttAAAAAAGGTTCgcgcatgcgcaacgccacaaaggaccgatagcagaaccgttaaagaatttggctgacgattccaaacaatcggttcactaggaaccggttctaaaaaagaaccggttctcgattctcatccctagtTATTAATGGGgctatacagtgccctccacaattattggcacccttagtgaatatgagcaaaacaggctatgataaaatatgtctttgctgtttattttcttgatctttcactcaaaatattcacaaaaatcttaccttttcattgaagtaaaattattgaaaaaaaaaaaaaattgacattaaataaatatgtttctccaaaacatgtgtgccacaattattggcacccctagaaaatcttctaattaaaatctaactgaaatatatttccaatcatgttttacatttttaagttcacctgtttgattaggaactcttaagtggtcaaccacgacttcctgtttcactggggtataaatatgagtgtcacacaggccaaattcccttagtcactcatcactatgggaaagacccaaggacaaagtgacaatgtgcgacgaaaagttgttgagctgcacaaatcaggaaatggatataagaaaacctctaaacagttgaaaatacccttttccactatcatggcaataatcaagaagtttaaagcgacaggagatgtaaggaatcagcctggaagaggacccgtCTGTAAATTTACCCCatgcaccgtgaggaggatggttcgactggcaaaagaatctccaaggatcacagctggagaattgcagaggttagttgagtcttgggaagtctgaaagtctccaaaactaccatcagacgccacctacatcaccagaagttgtttttgagggttgccagaaaaaagcctctgctgtcaatcaacaacaaactaaagcgcctacagtttgccaaatgtaagtcagactttcaatgggaccgagttatatggtcagatgagaccaaataaagctttttggcaacaaacatcaaacatgggtttggcgtagacagaaagatagccatacagaaaagcacctcatacccactgtaaagtatggtggcggatctttgatgttatggggctgtttttcttccaaaggccctggacatcttgttagaaTACATGGTATCTTgtactccatcaaataccagcagatattaaatgaaaacctaacagccccctccagtaagcttaaaatgggccgtggttggaccttccagcaggacaatgatctgaagcacacctcaaaatcaacacaaaaaatggttcaccgaccgcagaataaaggttttgccatggccatcacggtcccccgacctaaaccccatagaaaatctgtgggatgagctgaagccgagtctacaaacgttgacctcagaatctggagagatactgtatgtaggaatggtctcagatcccgaaccatgtgttcaccaacctcatcacgcattataggagaagactcagagctgttatcttggcaaagggaggctgcacaaaacattaaattaaggggtgccaataattgtggcacacatgttttggagaaacatatttatttaatgtcaattttttttttttttcaataattttacttcaatgaaaaggtaagatttttgtgaatattttgagtgaaagaccaagaggataaacagcaaagacatattttttcatagcctgttttgctcatattcactaagggtgccaataattgtggagggcactgtacatacattaataacattgaattgaattgtcttTTCGCAAGATATGTGAAAAGAGCTCAAAACATGCGGTAACGTTTCATAATTTCAAACTTTATTTTGAAACATGGACAGATCTCTAGGTAAGGCACATCAAGATTAATTGTATGAATTATCAAATTTTCTTTAGGTTATTAAAAGATTATTACTCATGCtggaaattaaaacaaaaattgtTGGGACagagatgaaaacaaacatacataaataacTTGGAATCTCCACAGTTGAATCTTACACGGGCAACCAATTCAAACACATTGAAGTTGATTTACATATACAAGCAAAGGCATCTCTAGCTATACAAATGTCATCAAGTGACATAAGAACACGCAGACCAGTCTGATTTAATCGAATTAAAGTCCATCTGAATTAGTTTGtctaaatgaaaacataactaTATAACAATCTAGTGCTGGCCTATAGTCATGGGTTTGGAGTTCTCAGACTAGATTTTCGCCATGATTAGGAGGTCAACCTTGAGAGAGAACCTTGGAGAAGTAACAGTGCTTTCCAGATAACAAAATGTTCCTTCATGTCATTTCTCGCCCAACTACCACACAATGGACCTGTCTTTCACCAagctgtggtcacacacacacacagacacacagacacacacacacacaatgttgttgtgttcttcctctTACATATGTGACTACAAATCTCAAGTGGTCAACTTAGCTAAAAAATTCCAGCTATGAAAGCTtaatttaatcaaaacaaaGCTAAACTTGTTTAAAAAGCCCAGGAGAGGGATGGGTGCAATGACATTCAGGACACAGAAAACCCTCCGTGTAACATCATGAAAGACATCATGTTCTACTAACCTTTCAGAAGCTTTACACACTTCTGTGTGCAAATTACAGGCACCTTCAGAAACAAAGGTAACACATTATTGATTTGTCTTTTCAACAAAGTAACATAATTTGCCACTgaaaatataaaacaatatcATTCATCTTATCCTGCTGAAGGGGCAATGTACAGGCCACAGCATGCATCACTCATTCTAGCTCTTAGCTTAGCTTCTTAACAACTGCACTCTGAGAAGTATGTGTACCAATGCTTTAAATGAGGAAAAATTGTGGTCTGAGCTAATGATGTTAAGTGAGCACTGGCATTGGTCAGACGCTTTCACTCTGTTAGTTGTGAAAGTGCCACCATATGACAGTTGAAGGTGTAAGCAAATGTGCAAAAACTAcatgtatgcatatgcattagaagagagagagaaacaggaaacagaaaaatggagaacgagagggagaaaTTAAAATATGGGGACAGAGTGTGCTTAATTGGGTGGGAttgtgggtggtggtggaacTGGGTTGCTGACTGGAATGACTCCTGTGGCCAAGAGGACAATGATGAGGATAATGATGATCACAATGACAATGATGACCACGACGATCTTCACATTCTTCCACCAGTATGATCGCGCCACCTTCTGAGACGTCTGCTTGAAGTTCTGGGCCTGGTGGTCAATTAATGGGAGGGGTTAGTGGAGGGGAGATGAGGCAGAACAGAAGAAGACAATGTAGACGGAGGGTATAGACAAGACCTTTAACACAGTTACGGTCAAATTCATATCCCACACATTGTGTCACAAAGGTTTATCCAAAGTCTGGCATTGCTCTTGAACTATCATCACCTATTTATACCATCTCagctttgtaactttgcagacatATTTGATTATTAAACACCggtttataaataaataaaacaatttaGCAGTTGTTCTACAAAGACGTGCCAACAAACTATATGAGAGATTGCCTGGTTGGTGGGGGGGTGACTTTCTTTTTGCAGGGTAATTACATCAAcgagtgtgtgtaagatgcaTAACACAAAAATGTGGTGTGCAGCGGTGACATGCAGTCCAGGCTTGAGACACTTCTGTGACAGTTAACGACTTACTCCTGCTTGAAGGTCTTCTGATTTGTCCATCAGGTCATCCAGCCTCTCACCACGGGCCAAGATGCGGTCCACGTTCTGGGTCATGATATTCTTGACCCCGTCCACCTGCTCACTGAGGCTTTGGTATTTGCTCACCTCCACAATCTTCTCCTCATCGCCTCCCTCCTCCTAAACACAGTATAGAGGGCAGAGGGTGTTGATATGAAGATCAACATGATCCACAGCATCAAAACATGGAGGTTGAATTTCACTCAGGAGTTAAATAATAGTTCCAGTttaaaatgcatttcaaaacaTATGCATAATGAAATGATGCTTTGATATCTTTCTACCTTGAACTGCAAGTGTCCAAAACTGCATGTAGAATTCGTGGCTAGAGAACATagtattcaacaacactaaacaAATGAGGCTTGTTTGTTGAAGGAATATGATCAGTTTTAGTTCTTTGTCGTTTGCTGTTGTAAAGCAGTCTGACAACTGAAACTTTATATCAGAAAAGATTTCTGAAAAGATAACAAAGCTCGAATGTCTTCACTGCGGCCAATACAAATAACCCAGCTGAGACTGTGGTCTTTAAAAATGACCAGAGTAATAAAAAAGCTTCCATAATCCATCCcaggaaatagaaagagagaacataTCTATGTCTGACCTAAGGTGCCTCATTTTGCAGTATCAGGAAATGCTATGGCATGCTAAACCCGGGACACAGAACATTTTTGTACACATGTAGCCTATGTCCACATGTGCATGAGTAATATGGCTGACAGGAAAAGTGTTAATCTGTAAATTCCATGATGACTGCATTGAAACGTGTTACATGTAATATGTAAATGACTAATGACAAGTTACATTTTCAATGAAGGATATCAGTGAGAGTTTGTGCACACTTCCTGTCCTGATCACCTCCATTTAAATCCCCTGAGCCAATCCAGCGTCTCATAAACACAGACGTCTCCAGGAAACAGCGTTGCGCTGCACCACTCTccatctgcctttctctctgactcactccctccccctctgctctGGGTCCCCTACGCACATAATGGCAGCGTGCTATCGAATGACCCCACTCTCGCTGGGAAAAGAGCTTTTGATGCCCAGCAAAAGTTGAGttcctctaaaaaaaaaaatgagttccTCTGATCTCTCTTACAGGCCCTGCTTCCATATCTGCATTTTACAGGGACTTTGTGTTGCTTTTGGAATGGCCTGCAGATGCCTTAGGTTAGATTAATCAagccagtgtgtatgtgtacgtgcaaTTCCTCTCAGAGAAATTCAGCTGAGGCACTGTGTAAAATCCAATTCTCCTGCCAGTTCACAAAAAGTCCAAGAGCTCATTCAGCATGAAATATGTGATTATAATGACTTTCAGAGCTCTGATTTGTAACTCACTTACCAATGTGGTATGTCCCTCTAAGACACATTTGTTTCTTTCTAATTTCAGCAAAACTATGGAGCTCCTGTTACACTTTTCTTCTAGGCTACAAAATCATATTTACACTTCAGCTTTCTCTAAAAGGCTACAGCTGGAACAAGAAACATGACCACTGTTGAGTCAGAAATAATCGTGGCAGGGAAATGATTAATCGATCACCGTGACATAACTATGTAAGAGTCAATATTATTTGACATTGGTTTGCTGTAATCTATAACCTAATATATGCTCAAGATAGAGTGAAAGCATTAAACATAAAAGCAGGGAGAACATTACACTTAGCCATCCTTATACTGCTCTTGAAGATACCAACATACAGGCGTCGGCTAAACAGCACAGATCTCACATTTGTTGTTTAATCACTGCTTAAAGAAAATAGTTTGCTGGTCCTTTATATGGCAGCTTACTTGAAAAATGTCAGAACATTACAATAGTGTGGGTGGGATCCACATAATGCTAACATCACTGCTAGCCGACATGAAGTTAAATCTATGTTTATCACACACCTTGGGCCACAACCTCACACAAGAGCTAACTGTAGTGATGGCAGTGTTATCAAGTGTCATCATGCCATCATTTGTAGAGGAAACGTCTGTTAACTTGTAATTCTCGAACGGTTGCATTTACTGTGTAGCCTAATCTCCAGTTCTCATCTAGCCTATTTCTAACAGAGATGCTTACTCATAACAACGTTGCAAGGTGTAAGTGTCCTAAGCGGGAACACACAGAAAAGTAACTTTGAACGAGGCTAAAAAGTCTACTCGGTCTAATATACTCGGTCGACAGACAAAATAGGCTACAATATTCTTCCTTGTAGTGCCCATCAACTTTGTGAAACACGGACCCCTTCTTCGTTTGTCAACAGAAATAGGCCAACATGAATTTATAGAAAACTGTAATAAGGTCTTGGGCCTacttcaaaaacaaataaatataaacaaaggaATCAAATCAATGTCATTAATAATATAAAACTTTTAACCAACATTGCCTCCGATAGATGACGTAAAGAACCTCAGCAACAGGTTCAGGGAAACACTCTAGCCTCGACTCAATTTGAATAAATCTTACCATAGCGCT
Encoded here:
- the LOC105890018 gene encoding vesicle-associated membrane protein 8-like, with protein sequence MGVGDNNPSAMEEGGDEEKIVEVSKYQSLSEQVDGVKNIMTQNVDRILARGERLDDLMDKSEDLQAGAQNFKQTSQKVARSYWWKNVKIVVVIIVIVIIIILIIVLLATGVIPVSNPVPPPPTIPPN